The Pigmentiphaga aceris DNA segment AGAGTGAGGCGGGACGCCCAGCGTGCTTGCTGGTCAGACTGCAATGCAGTCCTACTTTTCGGCGTCGACCAGCCCCTTGACGAACCAGCGCTGCATCAGCACCACCACGGCTGCCGGGGGCAACATGGCCAGCATGGCAGTCGCCATCACGAGGTTCCATTCAGTCGCGGCGTCACCACCGGCAATCATGCGGCGAATGCCGATCACCACCGGGTACATGTCCTCCTGCGTGGTCACCAGCAGCGGCCACAGGTACTGATTCCAACCGTAGATGAACTGGATCACGAACAGCGCAGCAATGCTGGTACGCGACAGCGGCAGCAAGATGTCGCGGAAGAAACGCATGGGGCTTGCGCCGTCGATGCGCGCCGCTTCGGCCAGCTCGTCGGGCACCGTCATGAAGAACTGACGGAACAGGAAGGTGGCGGTGGCCGATGCAATCAAGGGCAGCGTCAGGCCGGCGTAGCTGTTCAGCAAGCCCAGGCCCGCCACCACTTGGTAGGTCGGCGAAATGCGCACTTCTACCGGCAGCATCAGCGTGACGAAGATCATCCAGAAGCACAGCATGCGACCGGGGAAGCGGAAGTACACCACCGCAAACGCCGACAGCAGCGAGATCGAGATCTTGCCGATGGAAATCACCAGCGCGGTGATCAGGCTCACCCACATCATGCGGCCTACCGGTGCCGAAGAACCGGTGTTCGAGCCGCCCGTAATCACCTGGGTGTAGTTCTCGATCAGGTGGCTGCCGGGCAGCAGCGACATGGGGGCCTGCTGCACTTCAGCCGCAGTCTGGGTGGACGCAACGAAGGTTACGTAAACAGGGAAGGCCACCAGCAACACACCGATCAGCAAGATCAGGTGGGCCAGCAGGTCCAGCATGGGACGTCTTTCAATCATGGGGCGGAATTCCCGATGCCCGATACGGATCGGGACAGCAAAACAAAGTCAGCAAGACAAGTCATGGAAGGCAACTCGTCAGTACTGCACACGGCGGTCGATGAAGCGGAATTGCATCACGGTCAGCACAGTCACGATGAGCATCAACACCACCGACTGCGCGGCCGACGAGCCAAAGTCCAGCCCCTTGAAACCGTCTTGATAAACCTTGTAGACCAGCACTGCCGTCTGTCCGCCCGGGCCGCCTTGCGTGGCCGCATCGATCACCGCGAAGGTATCGAAGAAGGCATAGATCACGTTGACCACCAGCAGGAAGAAGGTGGTCGGCGACAACAGCGGGAACACGATGGTGCGGAAACGACGCCAGGGGCCTGCACCGTCGATGGCCGCTGCTTCCAGCAAGGAACGCGGGATCGACTGCAAGCCAGCCAGGAAGAACAGGAAATTGTAGGAAACCTGCTTCCATACCGAGGTGATCACCACCAGCAGGAAGGCCTGGTCACCATTGAGCAGGTGATTCCAGTCGACGCCGACGTGGCGCAATGCAAGCGCCAGAATGCCGACGGCCGGCGAGAACAGGAACAACCACAACACCGCCGCAATCGCCGGGGCGACTGCGTACGGCCAGATCAGCAAGGTCTTGTACGCGGTTGCCGCGCGAATCACCCGGTTGGCCATCACCGCCAGCAACAGCGCAATGACCAGGCCGGACACGGCGACGGCGGTGGAAAACGCCGCCGTCAGCCGGAACGATGCAAGATATTCGGGCGTCGAGAACAAGGTCGTGAAGTTCTCGAGCCCGACGAACTCGCTGCCGATGCCGAAGGCGTCCTGCATCTGCGTCGATTGCCACAGGGCTTGCGCCGCGGGCCAGAAAAAGAAGACCACCGTAATGATCAACTGAGGCGCCAGCAAGAGGTAAGGCAACACAAGGCCGCTGAATACCACCCGTTTTTGCCCTGCCACTGCTGACGTGTTCATTAACGGTTACCGCGCTCGAAACGGGTGAGCAATTCGTCGCCGCGTTGAACGGCACGATCCAGACCTTGCTTGGCAGTTTGCTTGCCGGCCCAGACGTTTTCGAGTTCTTCCTCGGTCACGTCACGGATTTGCGGCAGGAAGCCCAGACGCACGCCACGCGACTTGTCGGTGATCTTGACGATCATCTGTTCCACCGACACGTCGGTGCCCGGATTCTGCTTGTAGAAACCAGACTTGCGGGTCAGGTCGTAAGCGGCGGTGGTGACCGGCAGATAGCCGGTTTCCTGGTGCCACTTGGCCTGGACTTCAGGCTTGCTCAGGTAGCTGAAGAACTTGGCAACACCCTTGTATTCAGGCGCGGTCTTGTTGGCAAACACCCACAGCGATGCACCGCCGATGATGGTGTTCTGCGGTGCGCCGGCCACGTCGGGGTAGTAGGGCAGCGAAGCGATGCCGAACTTGAAGGTGGCGTTCTTCTTGATGTTGGCGTAGCCCGAGCTGGACTCGGTCAGCATGGCGCACTCGCCCGAGAAGAAGCGGGACACGGCTGCATTGCCGCGGCCACCATAGGTGAACAGACCTTGCTTGGACAGGTTGGCCAGGTTTTCGATGTGGCGAACGTGCAGCGGCGAATTGATCTTCAGGCGTGCGTCCAGGCCACCGAAACCGTTGTTCTTGGTGGCGTATTCAACGTTGTGCCAGGCCGAGAAGGTTTCCAGCTGGATCCACGACGGCCAGGTGGTGGTGTAGCCGCAGCGCTGGCCCGAGGACTTCAGCTTGGCGGCGGCAACCGCCAGTTCGGTCCAGGTCTTCGGCGGGGCTTCCGGGTCCAGGCCGGCCTTGGCGAAGGCGTCCTTGTTGTAATAGAAGACAGGCGTGGAGCTGTTGAACGGGAAGGACGCCAGCTGACCGTTGGCGGTGGCGTAGTAACCGGCGACGGCAGGCACGTAGGCTGTGCGGTCGAAGGGTTCGCCCGCTTCCTTCATCATTACTTCAACCGGCTTGATGGCACCCTTGGCGTTCATCATGGTGGCGGTGCCGACTTCGAAGACCTGCAGAATGTGCGGGGCAGTGCCGGCGCGGAAGGCGGCAATGCCTGCGTTCAGCGCTTCGGGGTAGCTACCCTTGTAGACCGGGTTGACGTGATAGTCTGACTGGCTCTTGTTGAACTCTTCCGTCAGGCCGACGATGCGCTCGTTCAGCGCCCCCGTCATGGCGTGCCAGAGCTGGATTTCAGTGGCGGCCAGGGCCGGTGCAGCCGAGGCAACGGCGACAGCGCCTGCCAGACCAAGCACGTACTGACGGAAATGCAAACGGATACGCATGAGTTCTCCAGAAAAGCGGGGTGGGCGGTACTGGTTGCCGGGGTGATTTATTGTCTTTCCCCGAGGGACGCAGCACCTTATTCGCTTCGTATTACTGTTTTGTGACTGCGTTATAACCTTACTTTCACCATGTCCGCCATTATCGAACGCCTGGGCTTGTACGCCCGCTTGGTCCGTATTGACAAACCCATCGGCATTTTGCTGCTGATGTGGCCCACGCTCTGGGGCCTGTGGACCGCAGCCGATGGCGAACCCCCCTGGCACATTTTTGTCATTTTTGTCCTCGGCACCGCGCTGATGCGCTCGGCGGGTTGCGCCATCAACGATTACTTCGACCGCGATTTCGACCTGCATGTGCAGCGTACCGAACAGCGTGTGCTCACCACCGGCCGCATCC contains these protein-coding regions:
- the ugpE gene encoding sn-glycerol-3-phosphate ABC transporter permease UgpE translates to MIERRPMLDLLAHLILLIGVLLVAFPVYVTFVASTQTAAEVQQAPMSLLPGSHLIENYTQVITGGSNTGSSAPVGRMMWVSLITALVISIGKISISLLSAFAVVYFRFPGRMLCFWMIFVTLMLPVEVRISPTYQVVAGLGLLNSYAGLTLPLIASATATFLFRQFFMTVPDELAEAARIDGASPMRFFRDILLPLSRTSIAALFVIQFIYGWNQYLWPLLVTTQEDMYPVVIGIRRMIAGGDAATEWNLVMATAMLAMLPPAAVVVLMQRWFVKGLVDAEK
- the ugpA gene encoding sn-glycerol-3-phosphate ABC transporter permease UgpA yields the protein MNTSAVAGQKRVVFSGLVLPYLLLAPQLIITVVFFFWPAAQALWQSTQMQDAFGIGSEFVGLENFTTLFSTPEYLASFRLTAAFSTAVAVSGLVIALLLAVMANRVIRAATAYKTLLIWPYAVAPAIAAVLWLFLFSPAVGILALALRHVGVDWNHLLNGDQAFLLVVITSVWKQVSYNFLFFLAGLQSIPRSLLEAAAIDGAGPWRRFRTIVFPLLSPTTFFLLVVNVIYAFFDTFAVIDAATQGGPGGQTAVLVYKVYQDGFKGLDFGSSAAQSVVLMLIVTVLTVMQFRFIDRRVQY
- the ugpB gene encoding sn-glycerol-3-phosphate ABC transporter substrate-binding protein UgpB, which produces MRIRLHFRQYVLGLAGAVAVASAAPALAATEIQLWHAMTGALNERIVGLTEEFNKSQSDYHVNPVYKGSYPEALNAGIAAFRAGTAPHILQVFEVGTATMMNAKGAIKPVEVMMKEAGEPFDRTAYVPAVAGYYATANGQLASFPFNSSTPVFYYNKDAFAKAGLDPEAPPKTWTELAVAAAKLKSSGQRCGYTTTWPSWIQLETFSAWHNVEYATKNNGFGGLDARLKINSPLHVRHIENLANLSKQGLFTYGGRGNAAVSRFFSGECAMLTESSSGYANIKKNATFKFGIASLPYYPDVAGAPQNTIIGGASLWVFANKTAPEYKGVAKFFSYLSKPEVQAKWHQETGYLPVTTAAYDLTRKSGFYKQNPGTDVSVEQMIVKITDKSRGVRLGFLPQIRDVTEEELENVWAGKQTAKQGLDRAVQRGDELLTRFERGNR